The Prevotella melaninogenica nucleotide sequence GGACGCATATATGTTAATGGCAAGTTTGTTGAGAGTTTGCTTCTCAATGGAAAAGATTTTTTCCGTGGAGATAATACTGTTATGTTTGAGAATCTGCCTACTTATATGGTAAACCAAGTAAAGGTGTATGACCGTCTTGGCGAAAATAGTCGTTTTCTCGGGCAAGAGGTGGCAGGAGACAAGAAATACGTAATGGATGTTCAACTGAAAAAGCAATACAACATTGGATGGGTAGGTAATGTGGAAACAGGTGGAGGAACAAAGGAACGCTACTTGGCTCGTCTGTTTGCTATGCGGTTTACTGATCACTCCCGTTTGGCTGTCTATGGAAATATGAACAATCTAAACGACGACCGTAAGCCTGGTGAGAATGACAATTGGTCGCCTTCTGATCTTTTTGGTGGGTTGACACAGCAACAGTTAGGAGGTCTTGACTATAATATAGATGCACGCAGTGGTAAGTATAAACTTAGTGGAAATGCACAGGTTAGGCATGCTGACAACACGATAGTGAATAACACTAATCGTACAAATTTCCTTGCTAACGGAGATACATACGACCGTATGGTGGCTAATAATAGAAATCACAATTTTACTCTCTCCACCAATCATCAGTTTTATTTTGAGTTTAAGAATGCCAACTTGAATATCAAGCCACGTTTTAACTACCAATATTATAACAATAAAAGCGGATATTCTTCGCTGACACTTAATCGTAGTTTTACGTCTTTCTCAAAGGCGCAGTTGGATAGTTTGTACACACCAATGATAGGCAGGGAGTTGATTCGCACAGCCATTAACAGAAATCTTCGCAATGGATTATCAATTGGACATTCTTTAGAAGGTTCGGTTTCGATGGAGTCGTTAATTAAGTTCAAGCACTCTCCCGACCACGTCACCCTTTATGCTGACGCTTCTTTGAGGCATGCTACTGAGGATAGCTTTGACCGTAACCGAATTGATTATTATACCAACGGTCAGCAAAGTAATACAGACTTCCGCAATCGATATTTCAACAACCGTCCCGACCACGGCTATAGCATGACAGGTAAAGTGACTTACAGCTATTTAGTAAAGCGGGGCTTGTTCTTCGACTTTAGTTATAAATACAATCGGACTACCTCAAACCGATATTCTTCACTCTATCGTCTTGACCAGTTAGCAGATTGGGGAATTAATTCAGAGCACGAGCTTGGAATACTTCCTTCTGTGGATGCTTATAACAGAGTAATGGATATTCATAATAGTTATGACAGCAGGCAGACTGATAATACCCATACCCTCGGAGCCTTTCTTGTATGGAATAAGAAAACGACGAAGTCGGAGTGGTGGGCACAGCTTGTACCTAATTTATCGCTGCTTTCACGGACGATGCATTATCATAGTGGAAATGTAGATACGACTTTTACGAAACGTTCTATACTTTACAATATGTATAGTACGTTCATCAAATGGCGTAGTACTGATCACAAATATGAATTCATGCTTCAATATCATGTGAACGGGCAAGCGCCAGACATGAACCTGTTTGTAAACATCCTCAATACCACTGATCCATTAAACGTAACAATGGGTAATACCAACTTGAAACCATCCTATAAGCACGAACTTATATCACACTTCCTACGTATATATCCGAAAAAGGGACTGATGTGGTTAATAGAGGCTCAATATATCCCCACTGTTAACGCTATTGCTATGGGCTATACCTACGACAAGGCTACAGGACAGCGAACGTTCAGACCAGACAATGTGAATGGTAATTGGCACGGTCAGCTTGCTTTAGGTGGTGCTGGACCATTGACCAAAAATCGCAAGTTGGATTTTAAAGCTATGGCTGGATTAAGATATGAGAAGAGTGTCGACCTTATTGGTTTGGCAGGCACGTCTGCATCTAATAGGAGCATAGTAGAATCGTTAAACTACATTGGTGATTTACAGCTGAACTATAGGCTTGGGCAATCTTCCATTGGCTTCATTAGTAAAGGAAACTGGGCACATGTCGATGGCACTCGTGAAGACTTTAAGGCATTTAATGTGAGTGATTTCAATTACGGCTTAACAGCACAATTACAGTTGCCATGGGATTTCCGACTTGGGACTGACCTGACAATGTATAGTCGCAGAGGTTATTTAGATAAGTCGATGAATAGCGATGATTTGGTGTGGAATGCTCGTCTGTCACGCTCATTCTTCAAAGGACAACTTACCTTATTGCTTGATGGCTTCGACATTC carries:
- a CDS encoding outer membrane beta-barrel protein, which encodes MQDFVTHADIPGSLVEVLNAKDSSIIASKKALTQYESGEQRWETSEYWVEIPRKEGDYILRVTEEGYTPTYVTLPLRHFYKREISREVGTIFLKRPKTVDLNEVVVKATKVKFYHKGDTIVYNADAFQLGEGSMLDALIRQLPGAELSKDGRIYVNGKFVESLLLNGKDFFRGDNTVMFENLPTYMVNQVKVYDRLGENSRFLGQEVAGDKKYVMDVQLKKQYNIGWVGNVETGGGTKERYLARLFAMRFTDHSRLAVYGNMNNLNDDRKPGENDNWSPSDLFGGLTQQQLGGLDYNIDARSGKYKLSGNAQVRHADNTIVNNTNRTNFLANGDTYDRMVANNRNHNFTLSTNHQFYFEFKNANLNIKPRFNYQYYNNKSGYSSLTLNRSFTSFSKAQLDSLYTPMIGRELIRTAINRNLRNGLSIGHSLEGSVSMESLIKFKHSPDHVTLYADASLRHATEDSFDRNRIDYYTNGQQSNTDFRNRYFNNRPDHGYSMTGKVTYSYLVKRGLFFDFSYKYNRTTSNRYSSLYRLDQLADWGINSEHELGILPSVDAYNRVMDIHNSYDSRQTDNTHTLGAFLVWNKKTTKSEWWAQLVPNLSLLSRTMHYHSGNVDTTFTKRSILYNMYSTFIKWRSTDHKYEFMLQYHVNGQAPDMNLFVNILNTTDPLNVTMGNTNLKPSYKHELISHFLRIYPKKGLMWLIEAQYIPTVNAIAMGYTYDKATGQRTFRPDNVNGNWHGQLALGGAGPLTKNRKLDFKAMAGLRYEKSVDLIGLAGTSASNRSIVESLNYIGDLQLNYRLGQSSIGFISKGNWAHVDGTREDFKAFNVSDFNYGLTAQLQLPWDFRLGTDLTMYSRRGYLDKSMNSDDLVWNARLSRSFFKGQLTLLLDGFDILGQLNNVTRMMNAQGITETYSNVIPRYVMLHAVYHFNIIPKKK